The archaeon genome includes the window TAGGGGTCACGCTCTTCTCAAGCTTCGCCGTCTATTACCTGGTGAACACCGTACGAGTAGACCCGGCCGTCGCGGGGTTGGTGGGAGGATCGGTGTACGGAGTTGCAATCTTTTCTACCCTCTGGGGCGGCCGGGTCTATGACAGGGTCGGCAAGCCCGGACTCCTCATGCTGGTCTCGAACCTCGGGGTCGTAGCTGCAGTCGCGCTGAGCTCCATAGAGACTCTTGCCGTAGTCGCAGCGGCCGCAGTGCTCCTAGGCGTCGCTTCGAGCGTGGCTTTCACAGTAGGTTTCGCCGCAGCGAGGGACTTCAACACCGCTGGCGAGAAGTACGATTCGCTCGCAATCGCCTGGGTCAATTGCATCGGCCTCTTCGGGTCTTTCTGGCCGCCCCTTGTCTTCTCGTTTCTCGTAGAGAGGGTGGGGTACTGGGCGGCGTGGGGAGGAGGAGCCGCCCTCTCACTTGCGCTGACCTTGCCGCTTCTTTTGCTTAGGGAATAGCTAGAGGGGCGTTGCGATGATTTCGTCGCCCTTGTTCACGGTGACTTCGAGCCCTTCGACGCCTATCTCCTTGATCTCGGGGACCTGAATCCCGAGTTCCTCGATCTTGGACCTGTGCCGGGTTATCGCCTTCATCCATGCCTCTGAGCGGTCCTCCACCTTCGGGACGCCGAGGCCAGACTTTGCTGCGAGCGCCTCCAGCTTCTGGTCGTACTCGAAGAAATCGCCAGGCAGCTTCCAAAAGTCCTCCATCGGCCGGAAGAGGAGGGGAGAGAGATAGATGAATCCGTGCTTGAGCTGACGAGAAATCATCGATTTTTGCTCGTCGCCCATCTTCTCCGCGAGCCTCTCCAGCATAGCAAGGGTCCCGGTGAGATGCCTGGACTCGTCCTTCGTTATGTTCCTGAATGCCGAGGAGTAGACTTTGTTGGTCGAACGCTCGCCGACCTCCTTGAAGATCAGCTGCGCCCCTATCTCCGCGAAGAAGAAGCTGGAGAAGATGAGTTCTAGCGGATACTTCCCCCATGCCTGGTTGAAGGCGCTCCAGTAGCGGCGTCCGTTCTCGTAGAGGGCGGTGATGTTGCCTAACGCCTTCTCCTCGAGCGTGGTCTTGGGCTTGAACTTGTAGGGGAAGTTGGGGCAGACGCGAGCGCACGCCCTGCGGCAGACTTCGTCATGTCGGCACTCGTCGAAGGCGACCGCAGAGAGGAACTTCTTTGTGGGATCCTCGAAGTCGTGCGTCGCGGCCTGGACCGCGGCTGCTCCGAAGGCTCCAATGCCGGACTTTTCGAAGAGGGCGAGCTTGGAGAGCCAGTAGGCCTGCGCCACGGCCTCGTCGGAAGAGAAGTTCTTGGCGTCGCACTCTTCCCACGGCAGGTCGACCGGGCTCCAGTTCTGCGGGAACCAGAGTTCGTAGGTCCTGAGCAGCGTCTCGGAGACCACGTCCCAGTTGCCCGGAAAGACGTTTCCGTCGTCTTTTTCCGCCAAGTTAGAGTTCACAGAGCAATACGGCCGTAATTAAGCAAAGGGGCTCAGGGCGCCTTGACGACGACGCTTCCAGTCATGTAGGAGTGGTAGATGCACTTGAAAGAGTAGCTCCCGACTCCGAAGGTGTGGCTCCATGTGCCCCCTGGGAGGATGTCACCTGAATCGAAGCTCCCGTCGCTCGCGGTGACAGTGTGCTTGACTGTGTCCTGGTTGCTGAATATCACGGTGTTGTTGACCCCTGAGACCAGGTTCAGTGCCTTCGGGCTGAATCCCAGGTTGGTGTTCGACCCTGTCCCCGTCGGGATGGTCCCAAGCGCCACTCCGCTCGTCGAGGGGTCCTTCACAACGACCTTCGCCTGCATCCACTGATGGTAGAGGCAGAAGTAGGTGAAGTTCCCTGCGGCCGTGAATTTGTGGACCCACTTCGCACCGGGTGCGATGTCGCCGGAGTCGAAGCTGTGGTCGGTCGCAGTTACCGTGTGCTTGGCGCTGTCCGCGTTGACGAAGGTCACCGTGTCGTTGACCCCGAGGAAGACCGTCACCACCCTTGGAGCGAAGTTGAGCTGGAGACTAGACCCGACGCCCACCGGCATCAGAACGGAGCCCCCGACAGGAGGGGGGTTGCTCCCGCCAAGGCCCGGCTGGAGCGGGACCGCGAGCTCGGCGCCGATGAGCGCGCCTACAAGTATCATCACGACCCCCACTGTGAGGAGGAATCCGCGCCCGGGCTTCGACGGTTCTTCTTGTGTCTCCATTCCAATCACCCTAGAGATGCCAGCATGGCTATCAGGAGCGCGGACAGGAACATGATCGGGATGAGCGCGAAAAGGCGAAGGGAGCCCGGCTCGTCCTTGAGCTGCATGTAGAACAGGACTATCGCAATCGCCTGACTGGTGGCGAGGACTGTCACCACCGTGGCTACAGTTGCGAATCCCAAGTGACTGTAGAAAGAGGCAGACTCAGCGATGACGGCGAGCACCATGTACGCCCAGACGCCGAGAGCCACGATGGTCTTCATCATTCCACCCTATAGCAGATAGAACAGGGGGAAGACAAAACACCACACGATGTCGACGAAGGCCCAGTAGAGCCCGAAGTTCTCGATCGCTTCGTGGGAGTCCTTTGAGTAGGTCCCCATGGCCGTCTTTTTCATGAGGTAGGCCATGACGAGCAGTCCGGCAGTCACGTGGGCGCCGTGGAGCCCGACGATGATGTAGTACGCGCTGGCAGCCAGCGAAGTTGTCGGGTCGGTCAAGACGAAGCCCGAGGCCCCAAGGTTGACCCACTCAGACACCTTGACCCCCATGAAGACCGCGCCAAGGACGAAGGTGAGTCCCATCCATCCGAGGGACCGCCTCACATCGCCGCCGCGAATTGATTGCAAAGCCAGGAACATCGTCAAGCCGCTCGTGACTAGGACGAGGGTGTTGAAGGTCCCAAGGGGGACTTCGTGGATGGTTCCAGCGGCCGGCCAGGCTGGAGCGGCGGCGCGAATGAAGATGTACGCTCCAAGGAAGCTCCCGAAGAGGACCACCTCGGATGACAGGAAGACCCACATCCCGAGCTTCATCTTGGGGATCGCTGCGAAGGGCCACCTGTCACCGACCGGCTCGGCGGGGATCACGAACTTGCCACGGAGGTCATCCCTCCCCCAGCCCCAGAAAGAGTACACGACTATGGCCGCCCCGACGAGCAGCAGTGGCAGCCCGGCAAGACCCGGGTAGAAGGCGGCTCCGATCAGGAAGACCAGCGCCCCTAGGGAGAGCTGGATGGGCCTGGAGCTCAAGTGGCCGTAGTGCCCCTCTCCCGCGACGAGAGAGTGAGAGGCTGCCGGCGAGGAGGCTGAGAGCTGCCCAATCCATCCCGCCGATGGGGCGGCGCCCTCGGCCGCAGGGGTCAGTCCCTCAACGTGCGAGGTCCATTCGAGGTCAGGCGAACCCCACGGGTTGGCCGGAGCGACTGGACCCCTGAACCAGGTGTAGAGCAGGTTGGCAGCCAGCAGTATCTGAGCTCCGGCAAAGACGAACGCCCCAACCGACGCTATCGCGTTGAGGATGGACAAGTCGCCGACGTTCTGGTAGGTGAAGTATCGCCTCGGCATGTCGTAGAGGAAGTTCATTGGGAAGTAGAGGACATTGAAACCTACGAACGAGATTACAAAGTGCCACTTGCCGAGTTTCTCGTTGTACATCCGTCCGGTCATCCGCGGAAGCCAATAGTAGATCCCTCCGATAATCCCAAAGATCGCCGCACCTACCATCACGTAATGGAAGTGGGACACCACGAAGTATGAGCCCCTGAAGACTCTGTCCAAAACTGGGGAAGAGAGGAAGACTCCCGTAATCCCTCCAATGATGAAGAGTATCACTCCCCCAAGGGCGAAAAGCATCGGAGTCGCGAACTTGACCCTCCCCCTGATCAAAGACTCGACGAACGATAGGGTAATCACGTCAAACGGAATCGATATCGCTATAGTTGCGATACTGAACGCTCCTTGAAGCGACACTGGAATTCCAGTGAGGAACATGTGGTGCATCCAGACTCCGAAGCTTAGGGGGATGACGACAAGGCCCGTCGCAACCAGAATCGCGTTTCTGGCGGCGAGGGGGCGCCCTGTGAAACTCGGCAGAATGTTCGCAATGATCCCGAAGCCGGGGAGCAGGACGATGTACACCTCTGGGTGACCGAAGAACCAGAAGAGGTTGTCCCAAAGCAGGGAGGGTTGGATGCCTGTAGAAGTGAAGAAGACTGTACCAAAGATTCTATCCGCCGAGGCTAGGACGAAAGCCGCGATCAGGGTAGGGAAGGCGAAGAGCATCGCAATGATTGTGAACAGCATGAACCAGGTGAACATCGGCAGCCTGGAGAGTGTCATGCTTGGGGCCCTAAGCCAGATAATCGAGACCATGAAATTCACGCTGCCCAGTGTCACCGAGACCGCGAGGAGGACCATCCCCAAGTATGCAAGGGTCGGCCCCGTACCCTGTGAAAGGACAGCGAGCGGCTGATAGGTCGTCCACCCGGCATCAGCCGTCCCCCCGGGGACGAAGAAGCTCAGAACCGCGAGGACCCCCCCTGCCAAGTAAAGCCAATAGCTCATTGCGTTGAGTCGCGGGAATGCAAGGTCAGCCGCGCCAATCTGGAGAGGGACGAAGTAGTTGGCCAGCCCCAGCGCGACCGGGGAGAGGAACCAGAAGATCATGATTAGCCCGTGCATGGTGAAGGCCTGGTTGTAGTAGGCCGACGAGAGGAAGGTGTTGTCAGGGACCGAGAGTTGAACCCTCATGAGCATAGCGAGGATGGCTCCTATGAACCCGAAGTAGAGGGAGGTGAAAAAGTAGAGAATCCCCACATCTTTGTGGTTGGTCGTGTACAGCCAGCGGCTAATCCACCACTGGACCATCTTTAGTGCCCCTGCCAGGCGTCCCAGGCACCTTGGCTGACGACGGTGAGGTTGGCGAACATCTTGGCGTGCCCGAAGCCGCAGAACTCGAAGCACCGGATGGCGTTCTTGTAGAAGCCGGGGTCGGGCACCATGAACCAGAGCTGGTTGGTCTTCCCTCCTATGGCGTCCTCCTTCACAGCAAGAACGTTGATACCGAAAGTGTGGAAGACATCCTTCGTAGTGACGTTGAGCAGGATTATCTTGCCTGCCGGGACCGTAAGGTTGTTCGACACAGACCTGCCGTTGGGGTAGGTGAAGCTCCATCCCCACTGATAGGCGCTGACCTGGATCTGTACGCACTGATTGGGCGTCTGCGTGCAGGCAGCGGGGATCTCAATGTTGCCAAAGGCCGCGAATGTTTGATATTCGGCGGCGCTGAGCACGGAGATGCTGATCAGCACAGTGACGAGGACAATCTTCCAGCCCTCGGTCTTGTGCTCGAGCGGAGGTTCCTGATCTCCCCTCGACCTGTACCTGATCATGAAGAAGGCCAGCATCGCAATCACTACGACTGCGGCCCCCGTCCCGAAGAACACATACCAGTTTAGCAGGAAGTCGAAGGTGGCGGTGGTTGGAGGGGTGGTCGAAAGCAGACCCTGAAGCATCGCTTACAGCGCCGCTTCGACCGAGTTGCGGTTATAAGCTTTGGTAGCATCAACCCGACTTGGAGGATTTCGTCGGGTCTGGGGGCTCGCCCGTCGAAGGCATAATTAGCTCGAGTAGTCGAGGCACTTTTGCGGTGGGTTGGCGGAGCGGTTACGCGCGCGCCTGCAGTGATACCCGTCAGTGAGCGCGTTCACGTGGGTCCGAGAGCGCAAGGGAGGGATTCCCTTTCGCTGGGAGTCCCACACCCACCTTCTCTTCTGGGCGCCTAGACGAACAGGGCGGTGAGGACTATCGACGAGACGAAGACTATCGATATCGTGTTGACCACCTTGATTAGAGAGTTGATCGCCGGGCCGGCCGTGTCCTTGAATGGGTCTCCCACTGTGTCGCCCATCACCGCAGCTTTGTGCGCGTCCGACCCCTTCCCTCCGAACTGGCCCGTCTCGATATACTTCTTGGCGTTGTCCCATGCTGCCCCGCCGTTGGTCATCAGGAAAGCTAGGAAGACGCCGGACACTACGCTACCTATGAGGAGCCCTCCGAGCGCCAGGGGGCCCAGCACGAAGCCGACCACCAGGGGGGTTCCGACGGCGAGCGCCCCCGGCTTGGCGAGCTCCCGGATCGCTGCTGAAGTGCTGATGTCTACGCACTTCGCGTAGTCGGGCTTGGCGGTGCCCTCCATGATCCCGGGGATCTCCTTGAATTGGCGCCTCACCTCGTTGACGATGGTGAATGCAGCTCTCCCGACCGCCTTGATCAGGAAGCTCGAAAAGTAGAACGGGAGGAGGCCCCCGATCAGGAGCCCGACGATTACGTAAGGGTCCGAGAGGGAGAAGACGAGCTGTCCGTTCACGAAGTGCGCCGAGTACCTGCTTACCACCGCTGCCCCTCCAGCCTTTATCACATTGCTGACTTCGTTTTGGAACGCCTCGAAGATGGCCACGGCAGCGAGGGCCGCCGAAGTGACGGCGAAGGCCTTCGTGGTCGCCTTGGTCGTGTTGCCGATCGCGTCCAGCTCGTCTGTGACTGCCCGGACCGAGGCGTCCAGCCCTGCCATCTCCACTATCCCGTTTGCGTTGTCGGTGATAGGGCCGAATGAGTCGATCGACATGATGACGCCGGTGAGAGAGAGCATCGACATGGTAGCGACGGCCGTGCTGTAGATGCCGGTAAGCTGGTCGCCGCCGGAGGCTTCGAAACCGATGAAGTACGAGACAAGTATCGCGACTACGAGGACCAGGGCTGAGGGGGCGGTGCTCGTGAGGCCCGTGGAGAATCCTGACAGGAAGTTGGTGGCGGCGCCGGTCTTGCTCGACTCGGCGATCTCCCTGACCGGCGAGTACGCGTAGGAGGTGTAGTAGTTTGCCACATTCTCGATGGCGACGACCACTATGACTCCCACTCCTGCACTGGCGAACAGATAGGTACCGAGCGTGGAGTTCTGGAAGAGGGCCTGACCCAGGAAGTAGTCAAGCAGTATCGCGACGGCCGCCGCTATCAGAAGAGTGACGTTGAGGGCCCGGAGAGGGTTTGACTTGATAGACTTTCTGACGTAGAAGCTCGCCACGATGGCGCCTATGATGCCCGAAGAACCTAGGACGAGGGGGTAGAGGAGGAGAGAAGCGGAGCCACCCTTTGACAAGAGCAAGGCGCCCAGGATCATGACGGCTATGGCAGTAACGACGTAGGATTCGTAGACATCCGCGCCCATGCCCGCGCAATCGCCGACGTTGTCCCCCACGTTGTCCGCGATGACGGCCGGGTTTCGAGGGTCGTCCTCAGGGATCCCGGCCTCGACCTTGCCTACGAGGTCTGCTCCGACGTCTGCCGCCTTGGTGTAGATTCCGCCCGAGACTCTCATGAACATAGCGATGAGCGACGCTCCGAAGCCAAGACCTGCGAGGGTTGCAGGCTGCGTAACGATCGTGGAAGAGAAGAGGACATAGTATGCCGAGAGTCCTAGGAGGTCAAGGCCCACGACCGTCATCCCCATCACTCCTCCGCCCTTGAAAGACAGGGCCAGTGCGCTTCCGAGGCCCTGCTTTGCCGCTTCGGCGGTCCTTGAGCTGGTCCTTACTGTGACCGCCATCCCGACGTATCCAGCGATTGCTGAGAGGACGGCGCCCAGGGCGAACCCGGCGGCGGTCGCTCCGCCAGTGCGGGCGGGGAGGTCGATCAGACCGAAGATCAGTACGACTATGACCACAGCTATGGGCGCGATCACTTTGTACTCCCTTCCGAGGAAGGCGGCGGCACCCTGCCTGACCGCCTCTGCGATCTCGGTCATCTTGGCTGAACCCTTTGGTTGCCTTCTCAGGTACGCCCAGAGGATTCCGGCATAGAGTAGCGCGATGAATGAGACGCCTAAGGCGATGATTGCGTAGTCCAGCGCCAAACTCTGAAGGCGCCTCGGATTTCGGCTTATAAGCGATTCTGGGAGCTGGCCGGCTTTCTCTTGGCCGACCTTGTCTGGAGGTATGAGACGATCAAGGGCAGCACAAGGGTGGCTTCTGCGTACAGCGTCGCCTGGGCGGCCTTCACTTTCACCTTGCCCCACGAGACGGCCTCTCGGACCTGGGCTCCGCTCAGGGACCCGTCGTACTCCATCGCCGTGGTGACATAACAGGCATAGTCCAGGCCCCCTCTGAAGAGGTTCCACCAGATCAGGTGGTGCTTGGATATCCCCCCACCAATCACCAAGGCGCCCGTCTTCTTCGCTTCTGAGGTGATGTCTGACAGGCGGCGCTCGTCGCCCATGAGGTCCACCGCGAAGTCGCGGTGTCTCTCCGCGAAGAGCCACAGCTGGGAGCCGACTGCCCCGTCCGTGATG containing:
- a CDS encoding cbb3-type cytochrome c oxidase subunit I, with product MVQWWISRWLYTTNHKDVGILYFFTSLYFGFIGAILAMLMRVQLSVPDNTFLSSAYYNQAFTMHGLIMIFWFLSPVALGLANYFVPLQIGAADLAFPRLNAMSYWLYLAGGVLAVLSFFVPGGTADAGWTTYQPLAVLSQGTGPTLAYLGMVLLAVSVTLGSVNFMVSIIWLRAPSMTLSRLPMFTWFMLFTIIAMLFAFPTLIAAFVLASADRIFGTVFFTSTGIQPSLLWDNLFWFFGHPEVYIVLLPGFGIIANILPSFTGRPLAARNAILVATGLVVIPLSFGVWMHHMFLTGIPVSLQGAFSIATIAISIPFDVITLSFVESLIRGRVKFATPMLFALGGVILFIIGGITGVFLSSPVLDRVFRGSYFVVSHFHYVMVGAAIFGIIGGIYYWLPRMTGRMYNEKLGKWHFVISFVGFNVLYFPMNFLYDMPRRYFTYQNVGDLSILNAIASVGAFVFAGAQILLAANLLYTWFRGPVAPANPWGSPDLEWTSHVEGLTPAAEGAAPSAGWIGQLSASSPAASHSLVAGEGHYGHLSSRPIQLSLGALVFLIGAAFYPGLAGLPLLLVGAAIVVYSFWGWGRDDLRGKFVIPAEPVGDRWPFAAIPKMKLGMWVFLSSEVVLFGSFLGAYIFIRAAAPAWPAAGTIHEVPLGTFNTLVLVTSGLTMFLALQSIRGGDVRRSLGWMGLTFVLGAVFMGVKVSEWVNLGASGFVLTDPTTSLAASAYYIIVGLHGAHVTAGLLVMAYLMKKTAMGTYSKDSHEAIENFGLYWAFVDIVWCFVFPLFYLL
- the coxB gene encoding cytochrome c oxidase subunit II, which produces MLQGLLSTTPPTTATFDFLLNWYVFFGTGAAVVVIAMLAFFMIRYRSRGDQEPPLEHKTEGWKIVLVTVLISISVLSAAEYQTFAAFGNIEIPAACTQTPNQCVQIQVSAYQWGWSFTYPNGRSVSNNLTVPAGKIILLNVTTKDVFHTFGINVLAVKEDAIGGKTNQLWFMVPDPGFYKNAIRCFEFCGFGHAKMFANLTVVSQGAWDAWQGH
- a CDS encoding sodium-translocating pyrophosphatase yields the protein MALDYAIIALGVSFIALLYAGILWAYLRRQPKGSAKMTEIAEAVRQGAAAFLGREYKVIAPIAVVIVVLIFGLIDLPARTGGATAAGFALGAVLSAIAGYVGMAVTVRTSSRTAEAAKQGLGSALALSFKGGGVMGMTVVGLDLLGLSAYYVLFSSTIVTQPATLAGLGFGASLIAMFMRVSGGIYTKAADVGADLVGKVEAGIPEDDPRNPAVIADNVGDNVGDCAGMGADVYESYVVTAIAVMILGALLLSKGGSASLLLYPLVLGSSGIIGAIVASFYVRKSIKSNPLRALNVTLLIAAAVAILLDYFLGQALFQNSTLGTYLFASAGVGVIVVVAIENVANYYTSYAYSPVREIAESSKTGAATNFLSGFSTGLTSTAPSALVLVVAILVSYFIGFEASGGDQLTGIYSTAVATMSMLSLTGVIMSIDSFGPITDNANGIVEMAGLDASVRAVTDELDAIGNTTKATTKAFAVTSAALAAVAIFEAFQNEVSNVIKAGGAAVVSRYSAHFVNGQLVFSLSDPYVIVGLLIGGLLPFYFSSFLIKAVGRAAFTIVNEVRRQFKEIPGIMEGTAKPDYAKCVDISTSAAIRELAKPGALAVGTPLVVGFVLGPLALGGLLIGSVVSGVFLAFLMTNGGAAWDNAKKYIETGQFGGKGSDAHKAAVMGDTVGDPFKDTAGPAINSLIKVVNTISIVFVSSIVLTALFV
- a CDS encoding cupredoxin domain-containing protein, with protein sequence METQEEPSKPGRGFLLTVGVVMILVGALIGAELAVPLQPGLGGSNPPPVGGSVLMPVGVGSSLQLNFAPRVVTVFLGVNDTVTFVNADSAKHTVTATDHSFDSGDIAPGAKWVHKFTAAGNFTYFCLYHQWMQAKVVVKDPSTSGVALGTIPTGTGSNTNLGFSPKALNLVSGVNNTVIFSNQDTVKHTVTASDGSFDSGDILPGGTWSHTFGVGSYSFKCIYHSYMTGSVVVKAP
- a CDS encoding cytochrome C oxidase subunit IV family protein encodes the protein MMKTIVALGVWAYMVLAVIAESASFYSHLGFATVATVVTVLATSQAIAIVLFYMQLKDEPGSLRLFALIPIMFLSALLIAMLASLG